From the genome of Streptomyces spinoverrucosus:
ACTGGCTCTGCCGCACGTTCTCCTGCGGTGTCTCCCGGTGTGCCCTGTACATCCGGGTATGTCGCGTAATACACCCCCCTCTGAGCCAAGGACCGTGATCGACGTGAAGGTCGGCATCCCCCGCGAGGTCAAGAACAACGAGTTCCGGGTGGCCATCACCCCCGCCGGCGTGCACGAGCTGGTGCGCAACGGCCACCAGGTCGTCATCGAGCGCGGCGCCGGTCTCGGCTCCTCGATCACGGACGCCGAGTACGTGGCCGCCGGCGCGCAGATCCTGGAGACGGCCGACGAGGTGTGGGCCTCCGCCGACCTGCTGCTGAAGGTCAAGGAGCCCATCGCCGAGGAATATCACCGCCTGCGCAAGGACCAGACGCTCTTCACCTACCTGCACCTGGCCGCCTCCAAGGAGTGCACGGACGCCCTGCTGGAGTCCGGCACCACCGCCATCGCCTACGAGACCGTCGAGCTGCCCAGCCGCGCGCTGCCGCTGCTCGCCCCGATGTCCGAGGTCGCGGGCCGGCTCGCCCCGCAGGTCGGCGCCTACCACCTGATGCGCGCGGCCGGCGGCCGCGGTGTGCTGCCGGGTGGTGTGCCGGGCGTGACCCCGGCCAAGGCCGTCGTCATCGGCGGTGGCGTCTCCGGCTGGAACGCCACCCAGATCGCCGTCGGCATGGGCTTCGAGGTGACCCTGCTGGACCGCGACATCAACAAGCTGCGCGAGGCCGACCGGATCTTCGGTACGAAGGTCAAGGCGATCATGTCCAACTCCTTCGAGCTGGAGAAGGCCGTCCTCGACGCCGACCTCGTCATCGGCGCGGTGCTCATCCCCGGCGCCAAGGCGCCGAAGCTCGTCACCAACGAGCTGGTCTCCCGGATGAAGCCGGGAAGTGTCCTTGTCGACATCGCGATCGACCAGGGCGGTTGCTTCGAGGACTCCCGCCCCACCACGCACGCCGAGCCGACCTTCCAGGTCCACCAGTCGGTCTTCTACTGCGTCGCCAACATGCCGGGCGCGGTGCCGAACACCTCCACGAACGCCCTCACCAACGCCACGCTCCCCTACATCGTGGAGCTCGCCAACCGCGGCTGGGCCGAGGCGCTGCGCCGTGACCCGGCGCTGGCCAAGGGTCTCAACACGCATGACGGCAAGGTGGTTTACCGCGAGGTCGCCGAGGCGCACGGGCTGGACCACGTGGAGCTGGAGTCCCTGCTCGGCTAAGTCACCTTTTCGTAAAGGCGATACGTCAACACAGGTCGTCAACCGACAGCATCCGGCCGGACCTTGCCCGACGAGGTCCGGCCGGATGTGTGTATGGTCACTTTGCGACGCTCGGTCAACTCGCCTCGAACGTAACCCTTGAACCGATTCGCACACCGGTGAAACCTGCCGTGCGACGGCCGTACGCCCTTGACAGAGGGATGTTTCATTGCCGACACATCCTGCCGGGTCCGGCGGATTGTGTTGCTGCGGACGCCCGACACGCCATAGAGTCGCCAACCGTCGGCATGGTGCCACGCTGACCTGTCTAGAAGTTTCCTGGTCACCAAGGAGGTAAGACGACTTGTGAATGAGTCGACATTTTCTCCCGGGGGTGGTCAACCAGGAAGCCCTGCGCGGGGCCAGGCTCCCGCGGGGTTCGAGGCTGTCGGCTCCGTAGCGGTGCGCACCTTCGCAGCCCACCAGAGTCACCACAAGTCAGGGGTGACTCAGCCAGCACACCAGAGCATGGATGGCCATCACGTGAACGCCATGGCCGGCGACGGAAGTGGCGCGCCCCACAACCACTTCGCCGACTACGAGGAACTGCCCGAAGGGCACTTCTACGACCCGGACGCCGAGTACGAGCCCGACCCGGAGTACGCGGCCACGCTCGCGCC
Proteins encoded in this window:
- the ald gene encoding alanine dehydrogenase, giving the protein MIDVKVGIPREVKNNEFRVAITPAGVHELVRNGHQVVIERGAGLGSSITDAEYVAAGAQILETADEVWASADLLLKVKEPIAEEYHRLRKDQTLFTYLHLAASKECTDALLESGTTAIAYETVELPSRALPLLAPMSEVAGRLAPQVGAYHLMRAAGGRGVLPGGVPGVTPAKAVVIGGGVSGWNATQIAVGMGFEVTLLDRDINKLREADRIFGTKVKAIMSNSFELEKAVLDADLVIGAVLIPGAKAPKLVTNELVSRMKPGSVLVDIAIDQGGCFEDSRPTTHAEPTFQVHQSVFYCVANMPGAVPNTSTNALTNATLPYIVELANRGWAEALRRDPALAKGLNTHDGKVVYREVAEAHGLDHVELESLLG